tttttcaatacgaaatttattgaagtttgtttttgtttctatgaggaatctcaaatattttattatgtttttgtttctatgtttcatatattttaatGTGACAAGTTAGTATAACCCAATGGCTCTAGTGACCCCGTTGGGTGGTTCAAAAGACCCCGCCTGTGAGGTTTTAATACAAAtacacatttttatacaaatataaatgaattgCGATGAAATGGAACGATTTGACACGCTGGAAGATTAGTAGATAGCTGTGAACCACAGAGCGAACACGTTACAAGCAGTGTCCGATCCAAAGTCAGATTTTTACCAAAGCCGAAAGATGAACATTGGTATGAAATTCTATAATAACAGCTAAAAAGCAGAATgatataaattcaaattgtgTAGGAATTATTTGATCTTATGCGTAATAGTAGTAATAAAAGAAGTAGgatttatatgtttatttctttatttaaatgaaacaaGACAACAATACCTAACTCGACTCGAAACTCACGCGCGTTTCTACAAGAGTTCGTTCGTTTACGGTGGCCGATAAAAACCTTCGGCTAATTTTTGACCGAAGCCGAAAGTTCGGTCGGACATTAGTCGCAagtgttttgtttcattccAGAACGAGACGTTATGGTGGCGAGCTACTCTATCAAATGCCTTTTTTTGGCATTGCTGGTGAAAAATTACGTTTCTGCGAGGAGTTACGCTAAAGAAGCAAGTATCAACGAAGCCCAGGTTTGCATCCCCCAAGGAAAACTGCAAGGTACGACACGGACAACGCGCAATAATCGAATTGTATCGGCTTTCTTGGGAATCCCTTACGCGCAACCACCGATTGGAAATCTAAGGTTTTTAAACTACGTCAAATTTAACGAATATATGCGTGAGTTACTACACGACGTGACACACGGCTGTTGATACCGTAACATCAACGAATGATCAGCACGTTATCATACCTCAAATGTCGTTTCAAAAACATCGTGCCTCAGAATTCGaaatcaaaaacaaacgaGAACATGTCTCTGACTTTGACCCGACAACATCGTACCTCGTGTTGTGATTTTgtttaagaaattttcaacgccTTTGACGCTGACGTTGAAATGTTATCGTTGAAGAAACACAAGCGATGGTAAAAGATCAAGATTCAATTACATGccgaaaaatgttatttactCCGAGGAGATTCGAACAAATTCTTAGCGCGTCCTTTTATATCGTAGATTCGCAAATCCGGTGGCGGCTGACGGTTGGAATGGGATTCGAAACGCTAGCGTTGATTCGAATAAATGTCCTCAGATCTCCAACAGCGAAATAGTGGGTGATGAGGATTGCCTGTATCTGAACGTCTACACGCCGCAGGTGATTATGGATTGGGAACAATCTAACACACTCCTTCAAACGATCGAATTATATCATATAAGCAAATTCGATACACGAGGTTGTTGACTTTGACGAGATGATCGTGCGTTCAGCTTTCCAGAAAGGCTATCTCACCGCTACTTCCGGTGATGGTGTTCATTTACGGAGGAGGATTTGACAGCGGAAACGCCGATTCGTCGAAATACGGCCCGGAATACCTCCTCGACAAAGACGTGATTCTCGTAACCATCAGCTATCGTGTAGGAGTATTGGGATTTTTGAGCACCGGTGACAAGGTGGCTTCGGGAAATTGGGGCTTGAAGGATCAGGTCCTCGGCCTGAAATGGGTACAGAGTAACATCGAGTACTTTGGCGGTGATCCTGATCAGGTGACGCTGTTCGGACAAAGCGCAGGCGCGGCTTCGGTCCATCTTCTGACAATGTCAAACCTCACGATTGGTAAGAAGAACAAGTTCAGTCGACATTCCAAAACGAAATGTGCTTCCGGTGTGGTTTCTCTTTCGTGTAACGTGTCTGCAGTCAAACCCTTCGCGATGAAGTCTGCTTTACCGTATTCCGAAGTGCATCAAATTTCCACCGATATCGAATCAGCTGTTTTCTGTTTTCGCAGGACTCTTCCACAGATACATAACGGAGAGTGGATCCGCCCTTGCGGCATGGGCTTACAAACCTAGCGGCCCTTATGCCGACCGAGCATTTGAGCTTGGCAAATATGTTGGCTGTTCCAATACATCGACGGATTCTCTGATTGAATGTTTGCGGACAGTTGATGTTTCGGACATGGTAGCTTCTTATCCGGAACTCAATCATCACGAATGGTTTCAGACAATCGTTTGGGGTCCAACTGATGAGCCAAATATTAAAGATGCCGTCCTCACTGACAGCCCCCAGAATATAATTCGCAATGGCTTGGTTCACGATTTGCCTTGGATTTCAGGTGCTTGTCAAGATGGCGGATTACTTATGACTGTAGGTAAGTTTACGTAGCTAACAAATAATCGTTTGGATCTCACAGctgtttttgaaaactttcaatACCTGAATTTGACCACGAACGGATAACTTACGGATACAATCTGCTTACTGCTCCGTATTTCAATCCattatcaaacttttttttacactgcTATCAGACATGTATGAAAACGAGACACTGCTTGATGACTTTGTGGCAAACTTTGACCGCATTTTACCTGCTATGTTGAATTGGAACTATTTACCGGATTCGGGAGCCGCTTGGATTGAACCCATCAAGTCACACTACTTCAATGATCTCGAAGCAGATAAAAACGAGGTGAGAGTCACGGATATTTCAATCGCAACAAAGTTTTCAAGAGCAACAAATTACAATTCCGTTATTTGGCAGATACGCGATAATCTGACAGTCCTTGTGACTGACGTTTACTTTTTGTATCCGACCTACGACGCACTCCGACAGCAGTTTTCAACATCGGTGAAtccacaatatttttacatcttcGATTACCGCGGCGTATTGAGCTATACGTACGAGTTAACCGGCAATACAGTGGACTACGGCGTGACGCACGGTGATGACTTGGTGTACCTGTTTCCAAATTCGGAATTATTTTCTAGTCTCAACGAAACTCGAAGTGAGAAAGATTACGAAATGGTAAACATCATGGTGGAATTGTGGACGTCTTTCGCTATCGAGGGGTAAGCTGATTTCCTTATTAAACATGGGAATGGACCTGTTATTGGCAGTCATTTCGCAACCTCGACTCAAAAACATGTTTCCAGGAAACCCACGACTCCAGCGACGGGCATCTACGAGAAGTGGAAACCGTATTCAATCGCGAAGGACAACAACCTTCGCATCGGAAATTATTCCAAGCTCACACTTGCCGTTCAATATTCCTATTTAAAAAAACGTCTACAGTTTTGGGATGACTTGATAGCTAACGTGCCATTGTAATCGATAAGCTGCGTTTCTCCGGTCCATTACCAGCACATCCGAGTTCGATTGCTTCACATTTACACGTttgttgtattttattttaatcgtCAAGGGGTGTGAATCACTTTAATGTAATTAGTGTTGATGATACGGGTTACCATCGTAgtaatgaatgaataaaatcctATTACACAACACTGTTTGGTTCTCAATCGGAAGAACAAGTTGATTTAaccttttttccttcttagctcaacaattttttcatcaatctatTACTGATATGAAGAAAGATGTCCTGAGCGACCATCAACGTCTGTTCCAAAACTTCCGGATCTTGAAGTATGTTTCCGCGAATTTCTCGATATATCTTTTGGGTTCGATGAGATATCGGCTTGGTCTTTGCTAGTCAAGTTTTTAGCGTTACAGACAATACGTGTTCTTCGTTCGCAATTCGTGTGGAGCGAAGCAGTAAGTGTTCCACGTGTTATTCAGCCAGGCTGTTATACCCGTGACTAATATCAAGATTTAAGCAGACCACTTCAAGTCGGAGACACAAACTGGTCAATAAATGGTTACAAGATTTGCGGCAGATTGTTACTTAGTCTTTAAGGGGATCCAACAAATGGAGTTTAACGCgaagtattttcttttcttttctcaatgTAGTCCCCCAGCAAATTTTCAGTAGCCCTGAAGCTAAATATCGTAATCAAAAATGTATTCTTGTAAACCTGACATAATACCGTctaaaaagaatgaaatttcgGAAGCTTCGTGTCTTCAGCTGTCGCTATTATATATCTGGTAATTTGACCTCGTTAAATAATGTCACAATATGTGTAGATCCACTTCCAACAGAAAATTGAGATATAGAAAATTCGCAGACAGTTGCGGAAATACGGTGATGATAAGAAAACAgatttccataaaaattcgTTGACTGTGCAAAACTGAAATGAGTCGCA
This region of Neodiprion fabricii isolate iyNeoFabr1 chromosome 7, iyNeoFabr1.1, whole genome shotgun sequence genomic DNA includes:
- the LOC124186053 gene encoding esterase E4-like, with the translated sequence MNIERDVMVASYSIKCLFLALLVKNYVSARSYAKEASINEAQVCIPQGKLQGTTRTTRNNRIVSAFLGIPYAQPPIGNLRFANPVAADGWNGIRNASVDSNKCPQISNSEIVGDEDCLYLNVYTPQLSRKAISPLLPVMVFIYGGGFDSGNADSSKYGPEYLLDKDVILVTISYRVGVLGFLSTGDKVASGNWGLKDQVLGLKWVQSNIEYFGGDPDQVTLFGQSAGAASVHLLTMSNLTIGLFHRYITESGSALAAWAYKPSGPYADRAFELGKYVGCSNTSTDSLIECLRTVDVSDMVASYPELNHHEWFQTIVWGPTDEPNIKDAVLTDSPQNIIRNGLVHDLPWISGACQDGGLLMTVDMYENETLLDDFVANFDRILPAMLNWNYLPDSGAAWIEPIKSHYFNDLEADKNEIRDNLTVLVTDVYFLYPTYDALRQQFSTSVNPQYFYIFDYRGVLSYTYELTGNTVDYGVTHGDDLVYLFPNSELFSSLNETRSEKDYEMVNIMVELWTSFAIEGKPTTPATGIYEKWKPYSIAKDNNLRIGNYSKLTLAVQYSYLKKRLQFWDDLIANVPL